ctctctctttccagaagTCGCCTTGGCCATATGACTCTAGGGCTGTCAGAATGGGACAAGAATGAAAGTTTAGTACAAGGAGTGGGTGTGCAGCTCAGGGGTAGACAATGCTTAGAGACAATGTTGGTCGATGCCCAACACCAAATTATAATATAGAGCACCTCAAGAGgtcctctctttcacacacacacacacacacatccaaccacatacacgcacacacacacatacacccacacacacccacacacacacgcacacacacacgtacacccacacacacacgcatacacacacacaccacacatgaaAGCACACAGCCTCCCAGGCATTTTACTACTTCCGCCTTAGCCTCgtggggagcagggagagagacCACTCAACAGTCCTggccacccctccacccctcaacCTCCCTGCCCTGGGGGGTCAAGTGTGACCATATTCAGTATTTACCCGCTAGATCCAGGGCTGTCTGTGTGCTTCCATAACACCCACCCCCCTGTCCCACCCACCTCCCGCCCAGCAACTGCAGTGCTCAGTTTGATCACAGtagccatgtttggttgatgttGGTTTTGTTTAAGGGCTTGGCTGGAGGGTGAGGTGGAGGAGGCAGACTGGGGCGGGGGTTGGGGGAGCTGCACTTTCATTTGTCTTCTGACAAATCGCGCCTCTTCCAGCTGTCAAGAATGTACTTGAGGAGGAGACCGAGCTTCCTGCGAGTGGACAGCGGGGCTTCCTCGCTGGTTCCCTCCGCGGACACCCGCTTTTCCACACCGCAGTCACCAGACGCCTCCAAGCTCACCTCGGCCTGGGGCTCATCTTCCTCCAGGGCCTTGATGCGGACGCGTTGGGCGTCCTCAGCCATCTCATTGAGACAGCCCTGGAGCATGGTGTAGACCGTGCCGAAGCTGATGCCCCCGGCCACCAGCGTTCCGAACACAGGGATGCCCCGCTCGAAGGCACGGGCCACACGCATGGCACCATCCGAGGACTGCGAGTACAGTCGCAGGACAGTTTCTGGTGAGACCTCATTGGCCAGAGGGGAACGGATGACAGAGCGCAGGTCCCCTGCCTGCTTGCCCACCTGCTCGGCCAATTTGGCCAACGAGTCGTCGTCTAGACCGAAGCTGCGGTGGTAGCCACGCAGAGAGCGGATGAGCAGGGCGTCGTCGTAGGCGGCTGCCAGTCCAGGGACAGGCAGGGCCTGGATGACCCCGGACACCAGGGCTGTCTTAAGCACCTGCTCTTGTAGCATGTCCTTCTTCCTTTGCAGAGCCTCCAGCGAGATGTCAGGCAGGGAGAGCAGGCCAGCGTGGCGACGGTGGGCGGGCAGGTCATGCTCCCAGGTGGACATAAGCATCGGGAAGTCATAGCGGGTTGGCGACAGGTTGGACACCAGGAAGATGCGTGGGTCGTTTAGGCCGGCTGCCCGCAGCCGCTCCGCGCAGTGATCCCGGATCTCCTGGAGGACAGCGGCCTCGCTGAAGCCCGAAGGCCGCTGGCTGCGGGTGGCCGCCAGATCCTCGTCCACCTTGGTGCGCACGAAGTAGAACTTCTTCCCCTGGCGCAGGATCTCGGAGGCCAGGCGGGTCTCCACGGCGCCGCAGCGGCGCGGGGAGACGAGCAAGAAGAAGTCATAGCGGCCGAAGTCCACCTGCTTCAGGTACTTGTCTGCTGAGCAGCCTGGAGAGCCGGCCCCCGGCAGGTCCCACAGGGTCACGTCGGGAAACTGTGGGTGCGGGTAAGGCGAAGGCTGCATGGTGGTCTCCACGACCCCTGTGAGAGCTGCGCCAGGATCCTCGGCCCCCAGGCCACGCAGGGCATTGATGAGGGAGGACTTGCCGGCTCCCGACTCGCCCGTGACGCCCACCTCCAGCCGGGTACTCTCTGAGTTGGCCAGCAGCTCCCGGAGGCGAGAGGCGGCTTGAGGGATGTCTCCAGACTCAAAGGCAGTGCGCAGGGCCTCCAGCTCTTCTTTGGCCATGAGGATGGTGGTCTCGTCCTCAGGCACTCCGGGCAACTTGGAAGCTGCCATGGTTCAGAGCTGGACAGGAAGATGGGGGACAGTCACGGGACGTGTGACCTCTCAGCGTCTGCAGAGGAAAAGGGGAGACGTTCATATGACAGGGGGAGGTGAAAGGACTCTCTTTAGAGTCTCTTTACCACCAGCTTTCTCTTCCTCAAGAACTGGGGTACTCTAGCTCTCACCTGCAATTCATCACtggggagggtgaggcaggaggatcagcatgagttccagggcagcttgggctacacagtctcaaaacaacaatgCCCGGGTGTGGTGACACTCGCTTCTAGTTCTAATagcgggaggctgaggcagacaggtctacatgagttcaaggtcagcctgatctacacagagagttccaggctggccagggTTTCATagtgaaactctatctcaaaaaaactatAACAACAATTCAGGTCTAGTTCCTCACACCTGCATTCCTTGTACTTGGGAACTGGAGGTAGAGGATCATTTGAAGGCCACCCTCAGCAATACAGGGAGGGTTCAAGgctaaccctgtctcaaaataggaaTCCAGGTCTATTCAACATGAGTTAAAGGATTTGGGGCCACTTGGCTTGCCATGTGACCTGGGACAAAATGGACAGGCACCACGCTGGGCCTGTTTGTCTCTACGGTCAGTGGGCATAATAACCAAGCAACGTACCGAGACACTGTCGGGGTCTGTGAGTAACCTAGGAAGGACCCAACTTTGCGAGGGATGCTTTGTGCCCAGAGCGAGGCTGGGTGGCCTGCTGAGACCAAAATCTTACAATATCTgggttgagacagggtatctttatatagctcaggctggcccaaaactcactgtgtagcccaggctgccctgtaGTCACAGCagttctcctgagtgctggcattacaggcatgagctacgaTGCCCAACTGACGCTTCCAAATATTTGAACCAAAGCTGCCCGGTCTTACGGTGGCCAGGCCTCCCATCCTGGGTAGCAGGACCTGCCTGTGGCTCTGGCCAAGCTGGAGAGTCACTACTTTTCAACTACTGCGGTCACCAGGAGCCAGTAAGAGGTGGCTCTGCCACATACTGGCCCAGAACTGCCTTGCTTTCCTCACCTGTGAGATGTGGCTGTGACCATCCTCACCACAATGCCTCCTAAGAGTGGAAGACTCCCATGAACTATGACATTCATGAAACAATGACAGACACGCAGCAGGCGCTATTAGCCACCAGCGTTGTGATTACAATCTGTGACCTACAACTTTCTTTTCTAAAGACAGGGTCTGGCTGTGTCTAGCCTCTAATCCAGAGCAGGGTTCTCACCTTAGCCTCGTGAGAGGCAGGAATGTCCCCGTGCCTGGCTAGGCTTGTAACTTTGAGCCTGTGTCCTCCTGAgccctgcctacctgcctgctctGAGCCACCTTCAAAGGCCTCTTGGGCCCCCTTAGGCCCACCTATGTTACCAAGTCACCCCAGTCAACAGTGGAGGCATTCTTCATTCAGCCTGTAGGCTCCCGTCAACCCCCACCCAGGCCATGGTGGCCTTGCCAGGCCCACTCTCTTGCCTCCTCAGATCTCCTTGCTGATGGTCTCTCCATACCCCTCCCTGTAGCCCTGACAACACCCAGCTCCCCCTCTTCTCATTTGTGAGCCATGTGACCCAAAGCCTCGAAAATGCAGCCACTCACCcagttgtggtggtacacacctgtaatcttagcaggGAAGGCTGAGTTAGGGAAATTagcataagttcaaggccagcctgtgctacatactgaggtcctgtctcaaacaaacaagcaatcccCCCCACcggcccaaaaaaaaaaacccctccaAATAAGTAATGAAATCTCTTGCTTATAGAGAGACTCCCTTAGAATCAGGGCCCACTTCATCTGGCAAGGAGAGGAATCTAGGCTCAGATAACACAAGGGATATCTCCCTGCTCAGAGATGCAGTCAGAACTCTAGTCCAGGTCCATGGGCTCCTTTAGCCACCTCCCCCTCTGCCACATCCCCCTTCCCCTTAGCCCTCCTGtacccccacctcctcctccactgccCTCCCCACTCTCTGACCCTCTTTCCCCAGCTTCAGCCTCCCCTTCCCAGGCCCCTCCCTTACCTACCTCACCTACCTCAGGTGTGATCTGGGACAGGTCCCAGCAGCCCGAGGCAGAACAGTCGTCAGTGGTGATGGGGTTCGGATGGGAACTTTGGGAAGCTCGGGTTTCTGTGCACAGACCCAAAGGGCCCAGCTGGAAAGCCCGGCCCCTCAGGGACTCACCTGCCTGCaggctctccctctcccctccacacTCTCCCCGCTGGTGGCGTCTCCTCCCCAGCTAGCCCAAGATCACAACCTGTTGCTAGGGCCCATTATAACAGTGAGTGTCAGTTCATTGGTCAGTCGGGCGCCATGTAATAATGAGGCAGTGACATCAGAGGGCAGGGTCCCAGGGAGCAGAGACTCCAACCCCAGGTGCCCCTAGAGCCGTCATATGGGCTCACTTTTGGCCTTTCAAGGGGTCTTTTCTAACAGATTTGTTCAGAGTCCCCTGTTGGCTGAGGATGGAGGGTGCATAGAGGGTTTGGCTAACacagcaaagccctgggtttcatcctcaGCACCAGTCACGCCCAGCGTGGTGGCGCTCGGTTGGTAAACCAGCACTCAGTagttggaggcagaaggatcagaggtcaaggccatccatggccacatagcaagttctgaggccagcctgggtctcaGGAAACCctatcacaaacaaacaaacaaatataaacaaacaaacaagctgccCCAAATCAATAAGAGAAACTCTCTGTGGTCTCCATCACCCCCAGGACAAAGTCCTACATGAATAACTTGGACATTTGAGGCTCTGGTCTCGCTCACCACTCTGCAATCGAGGGAACTCTTCAGCGGGCTGCTTGCCAGCCTGTCATAGTCACTCGTGTCTCTATGTAGCTCTCAGGTGTCCCATGTGCTCTGGGACATGAGggccagggtgggggtgggggtgagcttGGCTAGCACCGGCTGGGACAGGAGGAAACAGGCAATGGGACGGAAGGACCCGGTTTCCCTGGTGGTTGGTGGTtcgtgcctgtgatcccagctccaTGTGATTCcatgttcaaggacagcctcctCTATATAGTGAACTGGAGGCCAGTCTCACAAGcccaaggacccgagttcaatcctcagaacccgtGTACaaaatgctgggtgtggtggtgggcACTGGTGACCCTAGCACTGGAGACGTGGAGACAGAAAATCGCTGGGGttccctggccagcaag
This genomic window from Chionomys nivalis chromosome 2, mChiNiv1.1, whole genome shotgun sequence contains:
- the Irgc gene encoding interferon-inducible GTPase 5; this translates as MAASKLPGVPEDETTILMAKEELEALRTAFESGDIPQAASRLRELLANSESTRLEVGVTGESGAGKSSLINALRGLGAEDPGAALTGVVETTMQPSPYPHPQFPDVTLWDLPGAGSPGCSADKYLKQVDFGRYDFFLLVSPRRCGAVETRLASEILRQGKKFYFVRTKVDEDLAATRSQRPSGFSEAAVLQEIRDHCAERLRAAGLNDPRIFLVSNLSPTRYDFPMLMSTWEHDLPAHRRHAGLLSLPDISLEALQRKKDMLQEQVLKTALVSGVIQALPVPGLAAAYDDALLIRSLRGYHRSFGLDDDSLAKLAEQVGKQAGDLRSVIRSPLANEVSPETVLRLYSQSSDGAMRVARAFERGIPVFGTLVAGGISFGTVYTMLQGCLNEMAEDAQRVRIKALEEDEPQAEVSLEASGDCGVEKRVSAEGTSEEAPLSTRRKLGLLLKYILDSWKRRDLSEDK